One region of Ursus arctos isolate Adak ecotype North America unplaced genomic scaffold, UrsArc2.0 scaffold_33, whole genome shotgun sequence genomic DNA includes:
- the LOC113270150 gene encoding zinc finger protein OZF-like — MCLKIHKVFLIFSFLEDCQHDNLLEKSQEIQDRHLWQVLFTHFQRTDTGEERFSQESHLRVNHADVTPFECGQNFSRNLTHTTEKFCDHNMCRGTLCHQSARSVCQRTHIRFECSECGKSFHKKSYLLTHQRVHTGEKPYKCNECGKDFSHKSGLRKHEKTHTGERPYECVECGKTFSRKLGLRVHQRTHTGERPYECSECGKAFVQQSALKTHQIIHTGEKPYECNECGKTFAQNSTLRKHQTIHTREKSYECKECGKAFNQKSSLGTHQRTHTGEKPYECKECGKAFNQKANLGKHQRTHTGEKPYECYECGKAFKQKSSLEIHRRIHTGEKPYECNECGKAFIQKSSLENHQRTHTGEKPYECNECAKAFTTKSGLRVHQRVHTGEKPYECNECGKAFSKKSGLRLHQRTHTGEEPYECNECGRAFTSQSVLRGHQETHKRQKL; from the coding sequence ATGTGTCTTAAGATTcataaggtatttttaattttctcatttttagaagATTGCCAACATGATAACCTCTTAGAGAAGAGCCAAGAAATCCAAGACAGACATTTGTGGCaagttttatttactcattttcagAGAACTGACACAGGAGAGGAAAGGTTCAGCCAGGAGTCACACTTAAGAGTAAATCACGCGGACGTGACGCCCTTTGAATGTGGACAAAACTTCAGCCGTAATTTAACTCACACAACAGAGAAATTCTGTGATCATAATATGTGCAGGGGAACGCTCTGCCACCAATCAGCCCGCAGTGTATGTCAGAGGACTCACATAAGGTTTGAGTGTAGTGAATGCGGAAAATCCTTCCATAAGAAATCGTACCTCCTTACACACCAGAGAGTTCACACGGgggagaaaccttacaaatgtaacgAATGTGGGAAGGATTTCAGCCACAAGTCAGGCCTACGGAAACATGAGAAAACTCACACAGGGGAGAGACCTTATGAGTGTGTTGAATGTGGGAAAACTTTCAGCCGCAAGTTAGGCCTGAGAGTACATCAGAGAACTCATACAGGGGAGAGACCCTATGAATGTAGTGAATGTGGAAAAGCTTTTGTCCAGCAGTCAGCTCTCAAAACACATCAGATCATTCACACAGGGGAGAAGCCttatgaatgtaatgaatgtgggaaaaccTTTGCCCAGAACTCAACCCTCAGAAAACACCAGACAATTCACACAAGGGAGAAGtcctatgaatgtaaggaatgtggaaaagccttcaaCCAGAAGTCAAGCCTAGGAACGCACCAAAGAACTCACACAGGGGAGAAACCATACGAatgtaaagagtgtgggaaggctttcAATCAGAAGGCAAACCTAGGAAAACACCAGAGAActcacacaggggagaagccctatgaatgtTACGAGTGTGGAAAAGCCTTCAAACAGAAGTCAAGCCTAGAAATACACCGGAGAATTCACACAGGGGAGAAACCATACGAATGTAATGAGTGTGGGAAGGCTTTCATTCAGAAGTCAAGCCTAGAAAATCACCAGAGAActcacacaggggagaagccGTATGAATGTAATGAGTGTGCGAAGGCTTTCACCACAAAGTCAGGCCTAAGAGTACATCAAAGggttcacacaggagagaaaccctatgagtgtaatgaatgtgggaaagcttttAGCAAGAAGTCTGGCTTAAGATTACACcagagaactcacacaggagaagaaccctatgaatgtaatgagTGTGGCAGAGCCTTCACCTCTCAATCAGTCCTCAGAGGACATCAGGAAACTCATAAAAGGCAAAAACTCTAA